The Brachyhypopomus gauderio isolate BG-103 chromosome 2, BGAUD_0.2, whole genome shotgun sequence genome contains a region encoding:
- the LOC143508449 gene encoding uncharacterized protein LOC143508449 isoform X2 has product MSQCEEQEWSCILRQQAKPAEREQATGQREALRDNGRTDIPDVTSVYKKELDSEVAKVVSRTESPPSAGTEDHNSQHDTVKSLPVVKLHRVKVEPEETEITVSLLDPDLPTDTGLSYSPRATHSALGPSGGPPLPDAADRGVAPPPPPLPLHPEKTPEEICGEVSYECPQCRKSFQDLRKLHTHQQAHERTFGCSWCSKAFCQSADLRRHMRTHTGERPYCCTWCSKSFSQRSNLRRHVRIHTGERPYKCPRCECSFSDGHTLKKHQRKHEEERHCCSLCEQSFTLARSLQLHLIKQHLVEKASVYT; this is encoded by the coding sequence ATGTCTCAGTGTGAGGAACAGGAGTGGAGCTGTATCCTGCGTCAGCAGGCCAAACCTGCAGAGCGAGAGCAAGCCACGGGACAGAGGGAAGCCTTGCGGGATAATGGGAGAACTGATATACCAGACGTGACATCGGTTTACAAAAAAGAGTTGGACTCTGAGGTGGCAAAAGTCGTCTCCCGCACGGAGTCTCCACCTTCTGCAGGCACTGAAGACCACAACTCGCAACATGACACGGTCAAATCTTTGCCTGTCGTGAAACTGCACAGAGTGAAGGTTGAACCAGAGGAGACCGAAATCACAGTTTCACTGCTGGATCCTGACCTTCCCACGGATACAGGCCTGTCCTACAGCCCCAGGGCCACCCACAGCGCACTCGGCCCCAGCGGGGGGCCCCCGCTTCCAGACGCAGCAGATAGAGGCGTGGCCCCTCCTCCCCCGCCCCTCCCTCTGCACCCGGAGAAGACTCCCGAGGAGATCTGCGGGGAAGTATCGTACGAGTGCCCGCAGTGCCGGAAGTCCTTCCAGGACCTGCGGAAGCTGCACACGCACCAGCAGGCCCACGAACGGACGTTCGGCTGCAGCTGGTGCAGCAAGGCCTTCTGCCAGTCGGCGGACCTGCGACggcacatgcgcacgcacacgggCGAGCGGCCCTACTGCTGCACCTGGTGCTCCAAGAGCTTCAGCCAGCGCAGCAACCTGAGACGACACGTGCGCATCCACACGGGCGAGCGGCCGTACAAGTGCCCACGCTGCGAGTGCAGCTTCAGCGACGGCCACACGCTGAAGAAACACCAGCGCAAACACGAGGAGGAACGCCACTGCTGCTCCCTGTGCGAGCAGAGCTTCACGCTGGCACGCTCCCTGCAGCTGCACCTCATAAAGCAGCACCTGGTGGAGAAGGCCAGCGTCTACACGTGA